The Lycium barbarum isolate Lr01 chromosome 10, ASM1917538v2, whole genome shotgun sequence genome includes a region encoding these proteins:
- the LOC132612946 gene encoding uncharacterized protein LOC132612946, giving the protein MAPEQSQSQTTTPATASDNIGTSFTIDASHPLYVHPSDNQGIMLVPTPFSGFGYNSWKRNVLIALSAKNKAGLVNGKISKPSEDAHLYDYWVGNNDMVFVWLSNSLSKDIAESVLHCETARDIWKDIEERYGQSNASRHYQIQREITEVSQCDSVITSYFTRLRRLWDELRTTSFGPECTCGVEP; this is encoded by the coding sequence ATGGCACCAGAACAGTctcaatcacaaactactacacCTGCTACTGCTTCTGATAATATTGGCACTAGTTTCACAATAGATGCTTCCCATCCTTTGTATGTGCACCCTTCAGACAATCAGGGTATTATGTTGGTGCCAACTCCTTTCTCTGGGTTTGGTTATAACTCCTGGAAAAGGAATGTGCTTATTGCTTTGTCTGCTAAGAATAAAGCGGGTCTAGTTAATGGTAAAATATCCAAGCCTAGTGAAGACGCCCATTTATATGATTACTGGGTAGGAAACAATGATATGGTGTTTGTCTGGTTGAGCAATTCTTTGTCCAAAGATATTGCTGAGAGTGTTCTTCATTGTGAGACTGCAAGAGACATTTGGAAAGACATAGAAGAGAGGTATGGTCAGTCCAATGCTAGTAGGCATTACCAAATCCAAAGGGAAATTACTGAAGTCTCCCAATGTGATTCAGTTATTACTAGTTACTTTACCAGGCTTAGGAGACTTTGGGATGAACTTAGGACTACCTCTTTTGGCCCAGAATGCACTTGTGGGGTAGAACCATAA